ACATCCGCTTTTCGTTGCGGACGATGATGTCAGGTGCGCGCAGTTCGATCAGACGCTTCAAGCGGTTGTTCCGGTTGATCACGCGGCGATACAGGTCGTTCAGATCCGACGTCGCGAAACGGCCACCGTCCAGCGGCACCAGCGGGCGCAGCTCTGGCGGGATCACCGGAATGACGGTCATGATCATCCACTCGGGCCGGTTGCCGGACTCGAGGAAGGATTCAACGACTTTCAGACGCTTGATGATCTTTTTGGGTTTCAGTTCGCCGGTCGCCTCTTTCAGATCGGCACGCAGCTGGTCCGCTTCGGCTTCCAGGTCGATGGCGGCCAGCATTTCGCGGATCGCTTCGGCACCGATATTGGCGGTGAACGCGTCCATGCCATAGGCATCCTGCGCGTCCATATACTCTTCCTCGGTCATCATCTGACCATAGGTGAGGTCTGTCAGACCGGGTTCGATCACAACGTAGTTTTCAAAGTAAAGAACACGTTCCAGATCGCGCAGGGTCATGTCCAGCATCAGGCCGATGCGCGATGGCAGCGACTTGAGGAACCAGATGTGCGCAACAGGCGACGCCAGCTCGATGTGGCCCATACGCTCGCGACGGACCTTTTGCAGCGTGACTTCAACACCACATTTTTCGCAGACAACGCCGCGATACTTCATGCGCTTATATTTACCGCACAGGCATTCGTAGTCTTTGATCGGGCCAAAGATACGCGCGCAGAACAGGCCGTCACGCTCTGGCTTGAACGTCCGGTAGTTGATGGTCTCGGGTTTCTTGATTTCACCGAACGACCACGACAGGATCCGCTCTGGCGATGCCAGAGAGACCTTGATTTCGTCGAACGTCTTCATCGGCGCGACGGGGTTGAACGGGTTGTTTGTCAGTTCCTGGTTCATCTTAAATCCTTAGATAAGTCTCGAAAGCGGAGGGAGTGAGGTGTTTCCTGCTTCAGGAAACGGTCCGGGGTTTATGAAAACCCCGGCGCGTGCCTCACTCGTCTTCCTCCGCGTCCAGGAGTTCCATGTTCAGGCCAAGACCGCGTACCTCTTTCACAAGTACGTTGAACGATTCCGGAATACCGGCTTCGAAGTTGTCTTCGCCTTTGACGATGCTTTCATAGACCTTGGTCCGTCCGGCCACGTCATCCGATTTCACAGTCAGCATCTCCTGCAGGGTGTATGCAGCGCCGTAAGCTTCCAGAGCCCAGACCTCCATCTCACCGAAGCGCTGACCACCGAACTGAGCTTTACCACCAAGCGGCTGCTGGGTAACAAGCGAGTAAGGGCCAATCGAACGGGCGTGAATTTTGTCATCCACGAGGTGGTGCAGTTTCAGCATGTAGATGTAGCCAACTGTCACTGGACGGTCGAACTGTTCACCTGTGCGGCCATCATAAAGGATAGACTGACCAGACTTATGCAAGTTTGCGTCTTCCAACATTTTGACAACATCAGGTTCACGTGCGCCATCAAAGACTGGTGTCGCGATGCAAACACCATGAGACAATTGCTCACCAACGAGTTCGATTTCTTCATCTGAATATTCAGAAACCTTCTCATTTTTGACAGAGCCGCCATAAAGATCTTCGATCTCTTTACGAACTGGTGCCAGATCACCTGACTGCTTGTATTCGTCAAGCATATCGCCAATCTTGTGACCCATGCCAGCACAGGCCCAACCAAGGTGGGTTTCGAGGATCTGACCAACGTTCATCCGTGATGGAACGCCGAGCGGGTTTAGAACCACGTCTACGTGCTCACCATTATCGAGGAACGGCATGTCTTCAACAGGTACAATTTTTGAAACCACACCTTTGTTGCCGTGACGGCCAGCCATTTTATCACCTGGCTGAATCTTACGCTTAATCGCAACGAAGACTTTAACCATCTTCATCACGCCTGGCGGCAATTCGTCACCACGCTGTAGTTTCTCAACCTTGTCGATGAAGCGCTGCTCTAGCAATTTACGGCTATCATCATACTGACCACGAAGTGCTTCGAGTTCGCCCATAAACTTCTCATCAGAGAAGGCAAACTGCCACCACTGGCTGCGTGGGTATTCTTCCATCAGCTCAGTTGTAAGCTTGGTATCGCTCTTGAAGCCTTTTGGACCGCCAATTGCTGTTTTACCAGTCAATGTATCGGATAGACGTGAGTAAACGTTACGATCGAGGATCGCTTGTTCGTCATCACGGTCTTTCGCGAGGCTTTCAATTTCTTCACGCTCGATAGACATCGCACGTTCGTCTTTTTCAACGCCGTGGCGGTTGAATACACGAACTTCAACGATTGTCCCTGTGTCTCCAGGAGGAACACGCAGTGATGTATCGCGAACGTCGGAAGCTTTCTCACCAAAGATGGCACGAAGAAGTTTTTCTTCCGGTGTCATCGGGCTTTCGCCTTTTGGTGTGATCTTACCAACCAGAATGTCACCAGCTGTTACTTCCGCACCGATGTAAACGATGCCCGCCTCATCGAGGTTTTTCAAAGCCTCTTCAGATACGTTTGGAATATCACGTGTGATTTCTTCCGGTCCAAGCTTCGTATCACGCGCCATAACTTCAAATTCTTCGATGTGGATCGAAGTAAAGACGTCATCACGAACAATACGCTCAGAAAGCAAGATTGAATCTTCGTAGTTGTAGCCATTCCAAGGCATAAACGCCACGAGAGCGTTACGGCCAAGCGCCAAATCACCAAGATCTGTTGACGGACCGTCTGCGATGATATCGCCTCTGGTCACGCGGTCACCCATGCGAACGAGTGGTCGCTGGTTGATACAAGTGTTTTGGTTTGAACGTTGGAACTTTTGTAGGCTGTAAATATCAACACCTGGACGAGAAGGATCAAGATCCTCAGTCGCACGGATAACGATACGTGTCGCATCCACTTGGTCAACAATACCAGCACGACGGGCGCCAATAGCAGCACCAGAATCGCGCGCTACAACCGCTTCCATACCCGTACCAACGAATGGTGCTTCAGCACGTACCAACGGCACAGCCTGACGCATCATGTTTGAACCCATCAAAGCGCGGTTCGCATCATCGTTTTCTAGGAATGGAATGAGAGAAGCCGCAACCGATACGAGCTGTTTCGGTGAAACGTCCATCAAGTCGATGTTCTCAATTGGAGAAATCAAAACTTCACCAGCATGACGCGACTGAGCCGTTTCATTGATGAACTTGAAGTTCTCATCCAAAGGAGCGTTCGCCTGAGCAACCGTATAGTTCGCCTCTTCCATTGCGGAGAGGTAAATCACTTCCTCAGTCACCGCACCATCGACAACTTTACGGTATGGGCTTTCGATGAAGCCATACTTGTTGACGCGGGCAAATGTTGCGAGCGAGTTGATCAGGCCAATATTTGGACCCTCAGGTGTTTCAATCGGACAAATACGACCGTAGTGAGTTGGGTGCACATCGCGCACTTCAAAACCAGCACGTTCGCGTGTTAGACCACCAGGCCCAAGCGCTGAAAGACGACGCTTGTGCGTGATCTCTGAAAGCGGGTTGGTTTGGTCCATAAATTGTGACAATTGCGAAGAACCGAAGAATTCACGAACTGCAGCAGCAGCTGGTTTCGCGTTAATCAAGTCCTGCGGCATCACAGTGTCGATTTCGACAGAAGACATGCGCTCTTTAATGGCACGCTCCATACGAAGCAGACCAACACGGTATTGATTTTCCATCAATTCGCCAACAGAGCGAACGCGGCGGTTGCCGAGGTTATCAATATCGTCGATCTCACCGCGACCATCACGAAGATCGATAAGCGTGCGAACAACTTCTGTGATGTCTTCTTTGCGAAGGACACGAACTGTGTCTTCTGCGTCCAAAGACATACGCATGTTCATTTTCACACGACCAACAGCAGAAAGGTCATAGCGCTCTGCATCAAAGAAGAGCGACTGGAACATGGCTTCAGCTGTATCAATTGTCGGTGGCTCACCTGGGCGCATTACGCGGTAGATATCGAACAATGCACCTTCGCGGTTATCATTCTTATCAACGGCAAGTGTGTTGCGTAGGTAAGGGCCAATATTCACGTGGTCGATGTCGAGAAGAACCAACTCGTCGATGCCATGCTCAGTCATAGCTTCGAGATTGTCTACGTCGATCTCATCGCCAGCTTCAGCAAAGATCGCGCCATCTTCCATGTTGATCATGTCAACAGATACATAGCGGCCAATCAGATCATCATTCTCGATTTGAAGCGCTTTAACGCCCTTCTCATCAAGCTGTTTTACTGTACGGGCTGTAATCTTCTTACCAGCTTCAACAACAACTTCACCTGAATCAGCGTCAATCAGATCAACAGTGACCTTTTGACCTTTAAGTGTGTTGCCATCAAACGGGATGCGCCAGCCTTCACCAGAGCGTGTGTATGTCACTGTGTTGTAATACTCAGCTAAGACGCTCTCAGGGTCATAACCAAGGGCATACAAGAGTGTTGTGACAGGAAGCTTACGACGACGGTCGATACGTGCGTGCACGATGTCTTTTGCGTCAAACTCAATATCAAGCCATGAACCACGGTAAGGAATGATCCGTGAGGCGAACAAGAGTTTACCAGAAGAGTGCGTTTTACCTTTATCATGGTCAAAGAACACGCCCGGTGAACGGTGCATTTGTGAGACGATAACACGCTCGGTGCCGTTCACGACAAATGTACCATTGCCCGTCATAAATGGCATGTCGCCCATGTAGACGTCTTGCTCTTTAATGTCTTTGACTGATTTCGCGCCTGTATCTTCATCAATATCAAACACGATAAGGCGAAGCGTCACTTTAAGTGGCGCTGAATATGTCATGCCACGCTGGCGACATTCTTCAACGTCATACTTTGGTGCTTCATATTCGTAAGATACGAATTCGAGCAGTGATCCGCCTGAAAAATCAGAAATCGGGAATACAGATTTAAAGACGGCCTCTAGACCTTCTTCGATCCGGCTACCATCTGGCTGAGATGCCACTTGCAGAAACTGGTCATAAGATGCCTTTTGAACCTCAATGAGGTTTGGCATTTCTGCTACTTCTGTGATGTTACCGAAAAACTTACGAAGACGTCTGCGACCTGAAAATGCCTGAGCCATTTTCACTCCTAGTAAAGCCGATCCATTGAGCGTTAGGATCAGTTTGGTTATATTTTGCTGCCGTTCGTGCCGCTCTACACCACTGCACAACAAAACCAAATCAGTCGATTGTCGAATAGCCCTTTAAAACAGGGACATTCGAGAATCAACCGCAAAATTAGATATCCATCAAATAAGACAGAAATAGGTGCGCTTGAAATTCATCAAGCGCACCTCAATTTTTAGCCCTATAGAGCCAATAAGCCTAAGCTTACTTAACTTCTACAGAAGCGCCGGCAGCTTCAAGCTTGCCTTTGATTTCTTCTGCTTCTTCTTTAGAAACGCCTTCTTTAACTGCTTTAGGCGCGCCTTCAACGAGGTCTTTCGCTTCTTTCAGGCCAAGACCTGTGATGCCGCGAACTTCTTTAATCACGTTGATTTTCTTGTCGCCTGCGCCAGCAAGAATTACGTCAAATTCAGTTTTCTCTTCAGCAGCTTCGCCACCGCCTGCACCAGGTGCAGCAGCAACAGCAACAGGTGCTGCAGCAGAAACGCCCCATTTTTCTTCGAGCATTTTTGAAAGCTCAGCAGCTTCCAAAACTGTAAGTGCTGAGAGATCCTCAACGATTTGATCTAGGTTAGCCATTTTGTATTTCCTTTAGATTTGAACCAATTAGTTTTTTAAGAGTCGGCCTCAAGCCGCTTCATCTTTAGAGGCATACGCTCCAACCACACGAGCAAGCTGACCTGCTGGTGCGTTGACAACCTGTGCGATTTTTCCTGCTGGTGCTTGAAGTAGACCAACAATTTTGCCGCGCAGTTCATCAAGTGACGGTAGAGCTGCAAGAGCTTTAACGCCGTCTGGATTAAGATTGGTTTCACCCATCGCTCCACCGAGAATAACGAAGTCTTCGTTCTTCTTAGCGAATTCGACGGCAATCTTAGGTGCAGAAACTGGATCGTCTGAATAGGCGATCACTGTCGGGCCTGTAAACAAGCCGTCGATGTGTTCTGCATCCGTGCCTTTAAGAGCAAGCTTTACGAGGCGATTTTTCGCCACTTTTACGCTGGCACCTGTTGCACGCATTTTGGTCCGAAGTTCGGACATTTGCGCAACTGTAAGGCCAGAATAGTGGGCCACAACTACAGCGCCGCTTTCATTGAAAACGGTATTGAGGTCTGCGACGAGCTCTGATTTTTGTGCTCTTTCCACTGCTTTTCTCCTTTGAGACGAGTTGACTAAGCATCAACCAGTCCGGGGCATGAGCCGGCTTAGCACGGGGGCCAAACCGACGGTTTAGCCTGTCGCCTCACATCACACGGGGTGATTGGAGGAATTTAGGTTCAAACGCTAAATCTGCATGAAGCAGAAAAATTGTTTGTCACCTATCTCATGCGGGCCCATTTGGCTTAAAGAGCACGGGATAAAACCGTGTCTCCACCTGCAATCTCGGACAGGGGCGACAAGATCGAAATCTTGTCTAAAATCCAAAGGCAGCAAAAGCCACCTTTGGAAAAGTCGAGAGGACGTTTAAGCGCTGAGGCTTGAAACGTCAACCTTTACGCCTGGACCCATCGTAGATGAGAGACCAACACGCTCAACAAAAGTACCCTTTGCGCCTGTTGGGCGGGCTTTTTGTACTGCGTCTGTAAAGGCTTTGATGTTTTCTAGAAGAGCAGCTTCAGTGAAGCTCGCTTTGCCAACGCCTGCGTGCAAGATACCGGCTTTTTCAACACGGAAATCAACAGCACCGCCCTTAGCTTCACCAACAGCTTTGGTAACATCTGGTGTTACTGTGCCGACTTTTGGGTTTGGCATAAGGTTACGTGGACCAAGCACTTTACCCAGACGACCAACGATTGGCATCATGTCTGGTGTGGCGATACAACGGTCAAAGTTGATATTGCCCTTTTGCACTTCTTCCATAAGGTCTTCAGCACCAACGATATCTGCACCCGCTGCTTTCGCTTCGTCAGCTTTATCGCCGCGAGCAAAAACTGCAACGCGTACTGTTTTACCAGTACCGTTTGGCAAGTTACATACGCCACGAACCATTTGGTCTGCGTGACGTGGGTCAACGCCGAGGTTCATTACGATGTCGATTGTTTCGTCAAATTTCGCTGTTGCGCGTTCTTTGACCATTTTCACAGCTTCAGCAATCGCTACTTCAACGTTTTTATCAACGCCTTCACGAGCTTTGAGTGTTCTTTTACCAAGTTTTGCCATGTCGTTAGCCTTCCACCGCGATGCCCATAGAGCGAGCTGAGCCTTCGATTTGAAGCATTGCCATTTCAATATCGAATGCGTTTAGGTCTTTCATTTTTGCTTCAGCGATTTCGCGCACTTGAGCCTTCGTAATAGAGGCAATAGTACCGCGACCTGGTGTTTGTGAACCAGATTTGATGTTCGCTGCTTTCTTGATCAAGAAAGATGCCGGAGGCGTCTTCATCTCAAATGTGAAAGACTTGTCTTGGTAGATTGTGATCGTGCAAGGCACTGGTGCGCCTTTTTCCATTTCCTGTGTCTGCGCATTGAACGCTTTACAGAACTCCATAATGTTCAGACCGCGCTGACCTAGAGCTGGACCGATGGGCGGGGACGGCGTTGCCGAACCAGCAGGAACCTGAAGTTTCAGGTATCCATCAATTTTCTTCGCCATGATATACTCCTTTGCTGATTTTATAATCAGCGTTTCGTTTTAAGAGCCTGCGTGGTGCAGCTTGAGACGCCGGCGAAGCGCCCTCACTTTCCACACAGTTTGCCAGCCTCAAAGGGCCAGCGAATAATCAGAGTTTTGCAACCTGATTATATTCCAATTCGACAGGCGTTGCCCGACCGAAGATAGAAACTGTAACTTTCAAGCGTTCGCGATCTTCATCCACCTCTTCAACGAAACCGTCGAAGTCTGAGAATGGACCGTCAGACACTTTGACCTTCTCGCCTACTTCAAAGACGATGGCCGACTTAGGACGATCAACGCCCTCTTGCACCTGAACCAAAATGCGCTCTGCTTCAGCGTCTGAAATTGGTGCAGGCTTAGAATCATTACCCAAGAAACCCGTAACCTTCGGAGTATCTTTGATCAGGTGGAAGGTTTCGTCTGTTAGTTCCATGCGAACCAAAACGTAACCTGGGAAGAATTTGCGCTCAGAATCGACCTTACGACCGCGACGCACTTCAACCACTTTTTCAGTTGGAACAATCACATCTTCAACAAGATGATCGAGCCCCTTCTTCGCAACTTTTTCTAGAATCG
The sequence above is drawn from the Hyphomicrobiales bacterium genome and encodes:
- the rplL gene encoding 50S ribosomal protein L7/L12, with the protein product MANLDQIVEDLSALTVLEAAELSKMLEEKWGVSAAAPVAVAAAPGAGGGEAAEEKTEFDVILAGAGDKKINVIKEVRGITGLGLKEAKDLVEGAPKAVKEGVSKEEAEEIKGKLEAAGASVEVK
- the rpoB gene encoding DNA-directed RNA polymerase subunit beta; its protein translation is MAQAFSGRRRLRKFFGNITEVAEMPNLIEVQKASYDQFLQVASQPDGSRIEEGLEAVFKSVFPISDFSGGSLLEFVSYEYEAPKYDVEECRQRGMTYSAPLKVTLRLIVFDIDEDTGAKSVKDIKEQDVYMGDMPFMTGNGTFVVNGTERVIVSQMHRSPGVFFDHDKGKTHSSGKLLFASRIIPYRGSWLDIEFDAKDIVHARIDRRRKLPVTTLLYALGYDPESVLAEYYNTVTYTRSGEGWRIPFDGNTLKGQKVTVDLIDADSGEVVVEAGKKITARTVKQLDEKGVKALQIENDDLIGRYVSVDMINMEDGAIFAEAGDEIDVDNLEAMTEHGIDELVLLDIDHVNIGPYLRNTLAVDKNDNREGALFDIYRVMRPGEPPTIDTAEAMFQSLFFDAERYDLSAVGRVKMNMRMSLDAEDTVRVLRKEDITEVVRTLIDLRDGRGEIDDIDNLGNRRVRSVGELMENQYRVGLLRMERAIKERMSSVEIDTVMPQDLINAKPAAAAVREFFGSSQLSQFMDQTNPLSEITHKRRLSALGPGGLTRERAGFEVRDVHPTHYGRICPIETPEGPNIGLINSLATFARVNKYGFIESPYRKVVDGAVTEEVIYLSAMEEANYTVAQANAPLDENFKFINETAQSRHAGEVLISPIENIDLMDVSPKQLVSVAASLIPFLENDDANRALMGSNMMRQAVPLVRAEAPFVGTGMEAVVARDSGAAIGARRAGIVDQVDATRIVIRATEDLDPSRPGVDIYSLQKFQRSNQNTCINQRPLVRMGDRVTRGDIIADGPSTDLGDLALGRNALVAFMPWNGYNYEDSILLSERIVRDDVFTSIHIEEFEVMARDTKLGPEEITRDIPNVSEEALKNLDEAGIVYIGAEVTAGDILVGKITPKGESPMTPEEKLLRAIFGEKASDVRDTSLRVPPGDTGTIVEVRVFNRHGVEKDERAMSIEREEIESLAKDRDDEQAILDRNVYSRLSDTLTGKTAIGGPKGFKSDTKLTTELMEEYPRSQWWQFAFSDEKFMGELEALRGQYDDSRKLLEQRFIDKVEKLQRGDELPPGVMKMVKVFVAIKRKIQPGDKMAGRHGNKGVVSKIVPVEDMPFLDNGEHVDVVLNPLGVPSRMNVGQILETHLGWACAGMGHKIGDMLDEYKQSGDLAPVRKEIEDLYGGSVKNEKVSEYSDEEIELVGEQLSHGVCIATPVFDGAREPDVVKMLEDANLHKSGQSILYDGRTGEQFDRPVTVGYIYMLKLHHLVDDKIHARSIGPYSLVTQQPLGGKAQFGGQRFGEMEVWALEAYGAAYTLQEMLTVKSDDVAGRTKVYESIVKGEDNFEAGIPESFNVLVKEVRGLGLNMELLDAEEDE
- the rplJ gene encoding 50S ribosomal protein L10, whose translation is MERAQKSELVADLNTVFNESGAVVVAHYSGLTVAQMSELRTKMRATGASVKVAKNRLVKLALKGTDAEHIDGLFTGPTVIAYSDDPVSAPKIAVEFAKKNEDFVILGGAMGETNLNPDGVKALAALPSLDELRGKIVGLLQAPAGKIAQVVNAPAGQLARVVGAYASKDEAA
- the rplA gene encoding 50S ribosomal protein L1 gives rise to the protein MAKLGKRTLKAREGVDKNVEVAIAEAVKMVKERATAKFDETIDIVMNLGVDPRHADQMVRGVCNLPNGTGKTVRVAVFARGDKADEAKAAGADIVGAEDLMEEVQKGNINFDRCIATPDMMPIVGRLGKVLGPRNLMPNPKVGTVTPDVTKAVGEAKGGAVDFRVEKAGILHAGVGKASFTEAALLENIKAFTDAVQKARPTGAKGTFVERVGLSSTMGPGVKVDVSSLSA
- the rplK gene encoding 50S ribosomal protein L11 yields the protein MAKKIDGYLKLQVPAGSATPSPPIGPALGQRGLNIMEFCKAFNAQTQEMEKGAPVPCTITIYQDKSFTFEMKTPPASFLIKKAANIKSGSQTPGRGTIASITKAQVREIAEAKMKDLNAFDIEMAMLQIEGSARSMGIAVEG
- the nusG gene encoding transcription termination/antitermination protein NusG, translated to MAKRWYIVNAYSNFEKKVCEAILEKVAKKGLDHLVEDVIVPTEKVVEVRRGRKVDSERKFFPGYVLVRMELTDETFHLIKDTPKVTGFLGNDSKPAPISDAEAERILVQVQEGVDRPKSAIVFEVGEKVKVSDGPFSDFDGFVEEVDEDRERLKVTVSIFGRATPVELEYNQVAKL